A segment of the Capnocytophaga sp. ARDL2 genome:
TCAGTGATTTGCTTGATTAATTTTCCTTTTATTGAATAATGATACAAATGATTGTACCCAGATTTTTCACTTGTCCAAATAAAAGAATTGTCATTTAGGAACGTAAGATTGTCGTGTATATCCACATACGCCTTGTCTGTTTCCTTTATAATGATTTCTTTTTTCAAAGTTTTAGCATTTACCAAATTGAAATTCAATTCGTTTTGATGACGATTTAATATTTGAACCGAAAGCAAATCACTGTCGTTTGTCCATTTTATACGAGGAATGTAAAAATCGTTATACGAACTAAAATCGATGTTTTTCGTCAATTTTTGCTCAATATCGTATAAATGTAGCGATACTTTTGCGTTTTTTTCTCCCGCTTTTGGATATTTGAAAACTTCTTGTTTTGGGTACAAATCTTTTCCGTACACATTCATTGAAAACTCAGGTACTTGCGATTCGTCAAATTTGATATATGCCAAAGTAGTTCCGCTTTTGTTCCATTCAAAGGCACGAACAAAGCCAAATTCTTCTTCATACACCCAATCGGTAATTCCGTTGACGATATGATTTTTCTTTCCGTCGGTAGTAATTTTGTCGGTTTGTAAAGTGTTTAAATCCAATATGTGCAAATTGTTTTGAAAGACAAAAGCAACATGAGTTCCCTGCGGATTGATGGTAGGTTCTTGAATTTGTGAATTGGAAATTTTAATCAATTTTTCGGTGGTACGATTATAGATATAAAAAATCGAAGTAAACGAATGTCTATAAATAGGAGCATAATTAGTAGCAAAAAGTACTAAATTTTCATCTTCTGAAAATTGAATATTTGAAATTTCTGTAACCTGTGGAAATTTTTCATTAGAAAAAGCGGTATAAACCTTTTGTTGTGTAAGAAAATCATACACATTGATTTCAGTATGCAGACCATTTCGTTCCAATACCACATATTGATTAGACTTTGGTAACGATTGCAAATCTTGCATGGTTTTGGGTTGAAATTTGCCACCCCAAATTTGTTCTACCGTAATTTCATTTTGCGAAAAACCTATCGCACTGCCCAGTAATAAAACAAATAATGTAAATATTGATTGTATGTTCATTTTGTAGGTGTTTTAAAATATTATTTCACACAAAAATACGTTTAGCATATAAAAACGTACTAATGATTGGACGGCTAAATTACATAAATTTATTACGTATAACAAATTTTGGGTAAAACGAACTATGGTAAAAAAGGATAAATAACTAAGATTGAATGCCGTTTTTTACAAAAAAAGAAAAAAACTATTGTGTTGTAAAATAAAATGTTTAATTTTGCAGTCCCTTAATTGGGAAAGGAATGTTTAATTAATAAAAAGTAATTTATTGTGGAAAGTTTAAGCTACAAGACTATTTCGGCAAACAAAGCTACAGCTCAAAAAGAATGGGTTGTTGTAGATGCTGAGGGGCACAACTTGGGACGCTTGGCTTCTAAAGTAGCAAACCTACTTAGAGGAAAGTACAAACCAAGCTTTACGCCTCATGTGGACTGTGGAGATAATGTAATCGTTATCAACGCAGAAAAAATCAAC
Coding sequences within it:
- a CDS encoding S9 family peptidase, giving the protein MNIQSIFTLFVLLLGSAIGFSQNEITVEQIWGGKFQPKTMQDLQSLPKSNQYVVLERNGLHTEINVYDFLTQQKVYTAFSNEKFPQVTEISNIQFSEDENLVLFATNYAPIYRHSFTSIFYIYNRTTEKLIKISNSQIQEPTINPQGTHVAFVFQNNLHILDLNTLQTDKITTDGKKNHIVNGITDWVYEEEFGFVRAFEWNKSGTTLAYIKFDESQVPEFSMNVYGKDLYPKQEVFKYPKAGEKNAKVSLHLYDIEQKLTKNIDFSSYNDFYIPRIKWTNDSDLLSVQILNRHQNELNFNLVNAKTLKKEIIIKETDKAYVDIHDNLTFLNDNSFIWTSEKSGYNHLYHYSIKGKLIKQITDGNWEVTQYYGLNEKTKTIYYQSVERGSIYRDVYSISLNGKNKKLLSKNKGTNSAVFNSQYTHYINKFSSTEKAPSYDLADAIDGKLLKNLVSNQRLEEIINGYRLPKKKFFTIKNELGHDLNAYMIQPTNKEAGKKYPLLMFQYSGPGSQQVADTWLSGNDLWHQSLAQQGYAILCVDGRGTGYKGADFKKCTQKELGKYEVEDQIFVAKQMAQREDIDESRIGIWGWSFGGFMSSNCLFQANEVFKTAIAVAPVTSWRFYDTIYTERFMTTPQENPSGYDENSPITHAHKLKGNYLLIHGTADDNVHVQNAMVLINKLVHQNKNFDWLIYPDKNHGIYGGFTRVQLYNKMTDFILQKL